The DNA region CTGCCTACTTCCACCAGGATTGGGATCTGGAAGCCGACGATTGGCAAGGAGTCGTCGACATCTACGTCAACGACGACCCCACCGCCGCACCCCTACGGACACTGGCCCAGGAAATTGACAACCTACGCGAGACCCGTACCGAGCCTGAACTTGAGCAACTCCTGGCGCACACGATCGGCGCCTACCATAACCCCCGGCCCCTGCCCTTTACAGAATGGCTGGGGCAGGTCGCCCACCGGCTGCGCCTGCACGCCACCGCAATCGAGAATGGCACCGCGCTCTGAACACCATGAGGGACACTCAACTTCGCCTGTTCCACCAGGAATGGGGTTTCGGGCCGACCCCACGCGGCGGTTAGGACACAGGGGCCTTCGCCAGCCCGATGCAGCACCGAATGGACTGATCATGGACGCACGAATACTTGACGATGCAATCGTCATGAGCACTAGAGATTCCGTCATTCCCGCAGTCGACCGCTGGAAGGTCATTACTGCGTACGGCCCCGAACACGGTTGCGCTACCTCAATTGATGAACGCAACATTGCTCCGTAGCGCCGCTGACCGGTAGCGGGTGCAACGTAAAGTCGCGACTATGGATCAACGCATCAGCCTGATCACGCTCGGCGTCGACAACCTCGCATGCAGCCGGGCTT from Mycolicibacterium sp. MU0053 includes:
- a CDS encoding contact-dependent growth inhibition system immunity protein; this translates as MNDGSVPHAIQQFFAAYFHQDWDLEADDWQGVVDIYVNDDPTAAPLRTLAQEIDNLRETRTEPELEQLLAHTIGAYHNPRPLPFTEWLGQVAHRLRLHATAIENGTAL